One window of Nocardia nova SH22a genomic DNA carries:
- a CDS encoding effector-associated constant component EACC1, with product MPELLGQLTIHAEEGDIDELFGLVDWFDDDDELRGRVRRLSTPIRPGEMGGVTDVLVVALGTGGIASVLAQSLTAWFTHRRSDITLTLSAGETQVTVDAKRVKTPEVAQALQALLEQANKSQ from the coding sequence CCGAGGAAGGCGACATCGATGAGCTGTTCGGCCTTGTGGATTGGTTCGACGACGATGACGAATTGCGTGGCCGGGTACGTCGGCTGTCGACGCCGATCCGTCCTGGCGAAATGGGAGGGGTGACCGATGTCCTCGTAGTCGCTCTCGGCACCGGAGGCATCGCGTCCGTTCTGGCCCAGTCGCTGACCGCTTGGTTCACGCACCGGCGTTCCGATATCACCCTGACCCTGTCCGCCGGTGAGACACAAGTAACCGTCGACGCCAAGCGAGTCAAGACACCCGAGGTCGCTCAGGCGCTCCAGGCGCTCCTGGAACAGGCGAACAAGTCGCAGTGA